In Kwoniella pini CBS 10737 chromosome 2, complete sequence, a single genomic region encodes these proteins:
- a CDS encoding transcription initiation factor IIA subunit 2 has translation MSAGQSYYEFYRGSSIGTALTDALDELITQGDIPPQLAMRVLQQFDKSLTECLQKGVKNKTTVKGHLATYRLCDDVWTFVIKDPQFKMEGVGAGAETVTAPKIKIVACKSGDAPEGKKSGAKSNDFN, from the exons ATGTCGGCTGGTCAAAGTTATTATGAGTTCTATAGAGGTTCAAG TATCGGTACTGCCCTCACAGATGCTTTGGACGAATTGATTACTCAGGGTGATATTCCTCCTCAATTAGCTATGAGGGTGTTACAACAG TTCGATAAATCCCTTACAGAATGTCTTCAAAAAGGAGTAAAGAACAAGACTACTGTGAAA GGTCATCTAGCGACATATAGATTATGTGACGATGTATGGACTTTTGTGATTAAAGATCCACAATTCAAGATGGAAGGTGTTGGAGCTGG AGCGGAAACCGTTACTGCGCCTAAAATCAAGATAGTCGCTTGTAAAAGTGGAGATGCGCctgaaggaaagaaaagtgGAGCTAAGAGCAATGATTTCAATTAG